The Candidatus Nitrospira nitrificans genomic interval TCAGACCAATGGCCATCATGCCGACAAGGATGACGAAAAACCCGATAAGGATCTTGTGCAGGGCCTTTAGGTTTTTAAACCATGTACGAGGCGACCATTTCCATGTCTTTCTAGAGTTCGACATGACGCTCCTCCTGCTCACGACTCAAGATAGGACGGACCTTTGTCGGCATCATCGTTCCTTACCATGATGGTGTGACCTCTGGTCATCGGCCGTTCCCTCTATGGAGGCCAATAGTCGAGACAATTCTAATATCGCGCTCAGTTTGTTCTCGGTTTTGAAGAACGCAGAAATCATGGGACGCCTTTCAGCCGCCGTGCGAGTCGAGGGAGCCACCAAATCATCCGACTGAATGGTGCGAATTTCAGGAACTTCTTGGACCAGGATGCCGACCTGTTGCATGCCCTGACGAATCACCACCGCGTATTTCGGCATGACGGATGCGGATATGCCTAATGCGTTTCTCAAATCGGTAAGGGGAATGATGGTGCCTCGTAGATTGGTGACACCGACCAGCGCCGCAGGCATTCCCGGCACAGGCGTGATCGACTTGGGTTCGAAGACCTCACGGACCTGACGGACATCAATGGCGAACGTTTCATCTCCCAATGCGACGAGACACACCCGCAATGATTCGGTGGATTTCGCCTGTCCCGGGACTGAATCGGAATGCAGTCGAGGCAATTCGTCTATGGGAATCATTCTGTCACGCCCCCGCGCAGTATCGGCTCTCTCAGCTCAGTGCGTGCTTCACGGCATGCAGAAGCTCCTCTGATTTGAAGGGTTTCACCACATGTCCGTTCGCCCCCTGTTGCTGCCCCCAGAACTTGTCGCTTTCCTGCCCTTTGGAGGTGCAGAGCACGATCGGAATGTTCTTGAAGCGAGCATCGCTTTTCAGATCCCTGCATGCCTGAAATCCATTTCGACCCGGCATCACCACATCCAAGACGATCAGGTCCGGTTTTTCAGAAACAATCTTATCCTCCAATCCATCGGCGCTGGAGAACGAGACAACGGTATGTTGGGCAGTCTTCAGATACGACTCGATCAATTGCAGTTCCGCGTACGAGTCATCGACAACCATGATTTTGCTCATACACCATTTCCTCTCTCTTTCAAGAACGTTTCATGCTGTTCTCAACGCGTCGTCATGACCGCCGGTTTCGTGTATCGCTATCCTGGGAAGCGAGAAGGAACGAGCATGCGCGAAGCACCTTCGCCTCAACGTCGTCAGGTTCGGCGTCTTCCATTCGATAATCTGGATATGCAAATGTGACCCGATCGTCAGTCTTGAAGACCCATGTGTCCCCGGTATGAATACCGCAATGAACCCTGTCGCATCGTCAGATTCTTCGGCCGTGGCATAGGACACATTTCCGAAGATTCCGGCACACAACCAGCCCTACGATCTGTGACGGCGCTCCCCTATCCTTCAAGACTGATTGGCACCGTTCCCCTGGAGTGTAGCGACTTGTAGTTGATTGGCAAGAAAACGTTGAATATCAACATCCTCGTTGGGTGTAGTGGAGGGCGATACGAAGGCGAGCAGCGGTATCGGGATGGAACGTGGCGAACACCGGAGAGGTGATGTCATCGGAGAAGACAAGACAGATTGATGTTCCTGGACAGATGATCCGCCCACCGATCAAGTTCATCCCGCAAATGAACAGTGACTGACATTGATGTGTGAATATCAAGAGGTGGAAGCCCTTTCTTCAGGCGAGCACGATTGAG includes:
- a CDS encoding chemotaxis protein CheW; this translates as MIPIDELPRLHSDSVPGQAKSTESLRVCLVALGDETFAIDVRQVREVFEPKSITPVPGMPAALVGVTNLRGTIIPLTDLRNALGISASVMPKYAVVIRQGMQQVGILVQEVPEIRTIQSDDLVAPSTRTAAERRPMISAFFKTENKLSAILELSRLLASIEGTADDQRSHHHGKER
- a CDS encoding response regulator, encoding MSKIMVVDDSYAELQLIESYLKTAQHTVVSFSSADGLEDKIVSEKPDLIVLDVVMPGRNGFQACRDLKSDARFKNIPIVLCTSKGQESDKFWGQQQGANGHVVKPFKSEELLHAVKHALS